Proteins encoded together in one Penicillium digitatum chromosome 1, complete sequence window:
- a CDS encoding putative sugar phosphate/phosphate translocator At2g25520 (similar to At2g25520), which translates to MSDGEKVRASGETPREQSLPTVNPAAEKTERPSITFHPAVYVTTWITLSSTVILFNKYLLDYANFRFPIILTTWHLSFATIMTQILARTTTILDGRKKVKMTGRVYLRAIVPIGIMFSLSLICGNMTYLYLSVAFIQMLKATTPVAVLLATWGMGMAPANMKVLANVSIIVIGVVIASFGEIKFNLVGFLFQIGGIIFEATRLVMVQGLLSSADFKMDPMVSLYYFAPICAVMNGVVALFLEFPHVTMDHVYSVGIWLLVLNAVVAFLLNVSVVFLIGKTSSLVMTLCGVLKDILLVAASMFLWQTPVTGLQFFGYSIALMGLVWYKLGGDKMREYTSSAGRAWAEYGNNRPAQRKFVVFGAAALMFFLFVGSLAPNYANHSVDRVRGYLGGATAGNA; encoded by the exons ATGAGCGACGGCGAGAAGGTCCGCGCCTCTGGCGAGACTCCCCGGGAACAGTCTCTGCCCACTGTCAACCCCGCAGCGGAGAAAACAGAGCGGCCGAGTATCACATTCCACCCCGCGGTCTATGTGAC GACATGGATCACTTTGAGTTCCACTGTGATCTTATTCAACAAGTACCTCCTCGATTATGCCAACTTCC GTTTCCCCATCATCCTCACAACATGGCATTTGTCCTTTGCTACCATCATGACCCAAATCCTCGCTCGCACCACTACTATCCTTGACGGCCGCAAGAAAGTCAAGATGACCGGCCGTGTCTACCTCCGCGCTATCGTCCCTATCGGTATCATGTTCAGCCTGAGCTTGATTTGCGGCAACATGACCTACCTTTACCTCAGTGTTGCGTTCATCCAAATGCTCAAGGCCACCACCCCTGTGGCTGTTCTCCTCGCAACCTGGGGTATGGGTATGGCCCCGGCCAACATGAAGGTTCTGGCCAACGTCTCCATCATTGTGATTGGTGTTGTTATCGCTTCCTTTGGTGAGATCAAATTCAACTTGGTGGGTTTCCTATTCCAGATCGGAGGTATCATTTTTGAGGCCACCCGTCTGGTCATGGTGCAGGGTCTTCTTAGCTCCGCCGACTTCAAGATGGACCCCATGGTTTCTCTATACTACTTCGCCCCCATCTGTGCTGTCATGAACGGTGTCGTTGCTCTGTTCTTGGAATTCCCCCACGTTACCATGGACCATGTCTACTCCGTTGGTATCTGGCTTCTGGTTCTCAATGCCGTTGTGGCTTTCCTCCTCAACGTCTCGGTCGTTTTCCTG ATTGGCAAGACCTCTTCCTTGGTCATGACTCTGTGTGGTGTCCTCAAAGACATTCTGCTGGTCGCTGCCTCCATGTTCCTATGGCAGACTCCCGTCACCGGCCTTCAGTTCTTCGGTTATTCCATTGCCCTGATGGGTCTTGTCTGGTACAAGCTTGGCGGCGACAAGATGCGCGAGTACACTTCCTCCGCCGGCCGTGCCTGGGCTGAGTATGGCAACAACCGCCCTGCGCAGCGCAAGTTTGTCGTCTTTGGTGCGGCTGCTCTTATGTTCTTCCTCTTTGTTGGTTCTTTGGCCCCGAATTACGCCAATCACTCTGTCGACCGTGTCAGGGGCTACCTTGGTGGTGCCACTGCTGGCAATGCCTAA
- a CDS encoding glucose-6-phosphate 1-epimerase protein, with product MCPMIFNRLSDGPATVLSPPREHAFAQFSSQSPFLESPGSLNGCSTSSKTLLPNNRSVQSIPSSFNLSSAPAVPKPSRKRSRDEATFEGAIAPSAPLRLQVPPARKVQPIYGEGMVLLNPQTGLAISAESQTGTWYEQESEAQQAAAAPVFSESNALLSDATEVSRKSQRLDKSAPGLDDIALSSIRQRLEDPSSNDQHRTLNAGPATPSEPLVDDATRLLGIGWQRVNADDDMAPAVRGWTKYIDNQYSAHLHDSQMLMKSRALNAYLVAAIPTSGSSPAFYLFSEDLTQGQLVASSWEACLQNLRSSLIIFEGVAPLGASDRPNAQHISFNSMDTGVPLLQQALSNNPQASSLGEMSGGASMGMEIDS from the coding sequence ATGTGTCCAATGATTTTTAACCGGCTCTCGGACGGCCCGGCTACGGTCCTCTCTCCTCCCCGGGAACACGCCTTCGCTCAGTTCTCCTCTCAGTCCCCTTTCCTCGAATCCCCAGGAAGCTTGAATGGCTGTTCGACAAGCTCTAAGACCTTACTTCCCAACAATCGCTCTGTGCAATCTATCCCCTCGAGCTTCAATCTCTCATCTGCCCCTGCGGTTCCCAAGCCCTCCCGCAAAAGGTCCCGTGATGAGGCCACTTTTGAAGGAGCCATTGCTCCCAGCGCGCCTTTACGACTCCAGGTGCCGCCAGCACGCAAGGTTCAACCCATCTATGGAGAAGGTATGGTCCTTTTGAATCCACAGACTGGCCTTGCGATCTCTGCCGAGAGCCAGACCGGCACATGGTATGAACAAGAGTCTGAGGCGCAacaggctgctgctgcaccTGTTTTCTCGGAGTCAAATGCGCTGCTCTCCGATGCTACCGAAGTAAGCCGCAAGTCCCAGCGCCTTGATAAATCCGCACCAGGCCTGGACGATATTGCGTTGTCCTCGATCCGTCAACGTCTTGAGGATCCTAGCTCCAACGATCAGCATCGCACCCTCAATGCGGGCCCTGCTACGCCCTCTGAGCCTCTAGTAGACGATGCCACTCGCCTCTTGGGTATTGGCTGGCAGCGCGTCAACGCCGACGATGACATGGCTCCTGCTGTTCGTGGCTGGACCAAGTATATCGACAACCAATACTCGGCCCACCTACACGACTCCCAGATGCTCATGAAAAGCCGCGCTCTAAACGCCTATCTTGTGGCCGCCATTCCAACATCTGGATCCTCACCTGCGTTTTATCTCTTCAGCGAAGACCTCACCCAAGGCCAGCTCGTTGCCTCCTCCTGGGAAGCCTGCCTTCAAAACCTCCGTAGCTCCCTCATCATATTCGAGGGCGTTGCTCCTCTGGGAGCCAGTGACCGACCTAACGCACAACACATCTCCTTCAACTCCATGGACACTGGTGTGCCACTTCTCCAACAAGCCCTGTCCAACAACCCGCAAGCATCAAGCCTCGGCGAAATGAGCGGAGGCGCGTCAATGGGGATGGAGATCGATTCGTAA
- a CDS encoding Transcription factor TFIIIB complex subunit Brf1, putative: MSAPRSGARPIPPRGPRPPVGRLASLKPPNSTPINRPTALGRPQPPRPTTHPKTSNCPNPGCPAPHIVDDGGVKVCTGCGTVISENNIVSEVTFGESSSGAAVVQGSFVGEDQTHVRSYGPGFQRGGAMESREMTEQNGNRYMLQLSRALTIPESATKAAGQVFKLAVGLNFIQGRRTKTVAAVCLYIACRRQNGNTVMLIDFADVLMINVFKLGRTYKALLDELRLGGNVFLMNPIDPESLIYRFAKQLEFGPSLMAVAGEAVRIVQRMNRDWMTTGRRPAGLCGAALILAARMNNFRRTVREVVYIVKVTETTISQRLNEFGSTESGELTVDQFRSVQLENTHDPPSFTRGREGRKSRIKKLPETAAELEDNDSPTESEAESVQPPRIDADGFAIPSLPIDPALTAISHGRRASVIAKAVNEVVEDIKNEPVHSKGKGKRQPTPEPSAEQVASEAALEDEMRSMLAQGSSMIESIGSEQPTRPTVSDSTEIDAAEFEDDPEVANCLLLPAEVEIKESIWVTENKEYLRTQQAKALKRALEESTGGGAPRKPRKRRRGRLGDVTYLEGEGEDGRSSRASTPAEATRRMLERRGYSKKINYSLLDTLYGGEGGDAKSQSMSRSQSRSQSVISRRSASIEPEAASRSRRATPSDAKYDAKFIRPSSTAPLPTPLSTAPFTTQDAKPAMAESGPVHKGEADPEEEEEEDEEDDYDDDEKDDGLDDAFAGNYESDYDYGDDDD, translated from the coding sequence ATGTCGGCACCTAGATCCGGCGCGCGTCCAATTCCTCCCCGCGGGCCCCGGCCTCCTGTGGGACGACTGGCCAGTCTCAAACCTCCCAACTCTACTCCTATCAATCGTCCAACGGCCCTTGGACGTCCTCAACCACCTCGCCCAACAACACATCCCAAAACATCGAATTGTCCAAACCCAGGATGCCCTGCTCCGCATATTGTCGACGATGGAGGCGTGAAGGTCTGCACGGGCTGTGGTACAGTCATCAGCGAGAACAACATTGTTTCAGAAGTCACGTTCGGTGAATCCTCTTCTGGTGCAGCTGTTGTGCAGGGATCTTTCGTCGGAGAAGATCAGACCCACGTACGCAGCTACGGTCCGGGTTTCCAGCGCGGTGGCGCCATGGAGAGTCGGGAAATGACCGAACAAAATGGAAACCGATACATGCTCCAACTTTCCCGAGCTTTAACCATTCCGGAAAGTGCGACCAAAGCGGCAGGTCAGGTCTTTAAGCTTGCCGTGGGGCTGAACTTTATCCAAGGTCGTCGCACCAAGACGGTAGCTGCGGTTTGCTTGTACATTGCATGCCGTCGTCAAAATGGCAATACCGTCATGCTGATTGATTTCGCCGATGTGTTGATGATCAACGTCTTCAAACTTGGTCGTACGTACAAGGCACTTCTCGACGAGCTCCGTCTGGGTGGCAATGTCTTTCTCATGAACCCCATTGACCCCGAAAGTTTGATTTATCGTTTCGCCAAGCAGCTAGAATTCGGACCATCACTCATGGCGGTAGCTGGAGAGGCAGTTCGGATCGTTCAGCGAATGAACCGTGATTGGATGACCACCGGTCGACGCCCAGCCGGTCTCTGTGGTGCCGCACTGATTCTTGCCGCGCGCATGAACAACTTCCGCCGAACTGTACGCGAAGTCGTCTATATTGTCAAAGTGACAGAGACCACTATCAGCCAGCGTTTGAACGAATTTGGTTCCACTGAGAGTGGTGAATTGACGGTTGATCAATTCCGTTCGGTCCAATTAGAGAACACTCACGATCCTCCATCCTTTACTCGCGGCCGAGAAGGTCGAAAGAGTCGCATCAAGAAGTTGCCAGAAACTGCGGCGGAACTCGAGGATAACGACTCTCCAACCGAAAGTGAAGCAGAATCAGTGCAGCCGCCTCGTATAGATGCAGACGGTTTCGCTATTCCCAGTCTCCCTATCGATCCGGCTTTGACGGCAATCAGTCACGGTCGACGTGCATCGGTAATTGCCAAGGCAGTAAATGAAGTCGTTGAAGATATCAAAAACGAGCCGGTCCACTCCAAGGGCAAGGGTAAGCGACAACCCACACCAGAACCCTCTGCCGAGCAGGTTGCGTCCGAAGCGGCGCTGGAGGATGAAATGCGTTCTATGCTTGCTCAAGGATCAAGTATGATCGAGAGCATCGGCTCCGAGCAACCGACGCGGCCCACCGTTTCCGACAGCACTGAAATCGATGCTGCCGAGTTTGAAGACGACCCCGAGGTCGCCAATTGTCTGCTTTTACCTGCCGAAGTCGAGATTAAGGAGTCGATTTGGGTGACAGAAAACAAGGAGTACCTCCGCACGCAACAAGCGAAAGCCCTAAAGCGGGCCCTGGAGGAGTCAACCGGCGGAGGCGCACCTCGCAAACCACGCAAGCGCCGTCGTGGCCGCCTTGGAGATGTTACTTATCTAGAGGGCGAGGGCGAAGATGGCCGCAGCTCCCGTGCCTCGACCCCAGCTGAGGCCACTCGTCGCATGCTCGAGCGCCGAGGTTACAGTAAGAAGATTAACTACTCTCTCCTGGACACATTGTACGGCGGTGAAGGGGGAGATGCAAAGTCGCAAAGCATGAGCCGCAGCCAAAGTCGCAGCCAAAGCGTCATCTCACGGCGCAGCGCCAGCATCGAGCCAGAAGCAGCCTCACGATCCCGGCGTGCAACTCCATCAGATGCCAAGTATGATGCCAAATTCATTCGTCCTAGTTCTACCGCTCCGCTGCCTACTCCACTATCTACCGCTCCATTTACCACTCAGGACGCAAAGCCAGCCATGGCCGAGAGTGGTCCCGTACACAAGGGTGAGGCAGATcctgaggaggaggaggaggaggatgaggaagacgATTATGACGACGATGAGAAGGACGATGGCCTCGATGACGCATTTGCGGGCAACTACGAAAGCGACTATGATTATGGCGACGATGATGACTGA
- a CDS encoding Copper resistance-associated P-type ATPase, putative, with protein sequence MSSRTPHKSSDLESVYEDFDTHISVFFVSNVHCASCVAYITEVLSETPSVKNIEVTILTHEVRASHSTTVRPADLVNDLIHAAFEVHHATTFDQRGRLITELDTSSWNHRGSTLFSSPRTSVSSISSNIKGRIQTNSHKRHIANCDACRKEELEALSRHSTSRTELGLLDKISSQSSFRPLRKHHQQDITAAKLESTTRNAAEESLRSVATSETNFQPDVSTTKLHTDAAELSSSSAESANEFTAQISVGGMSCASCANSITAQVQQLEFVKNITVNLLTNSATVIYVGPRDNVDEIVEQINDAGFKASLDEVNQAPKPPVSRELVANYVSEIAITGMTCGSCVGGVTRGLEELPFIRGVSVNLLSHSGRVEFEGRENLDKIIERIEDLGYDATVNSVSPLKIGTEKLGSVQIRTVSILVAGMFCHHCPQTVLGAVNSLPGVNIEEALSEKNPILKVAYTPQPPFLTVRTIISTINSANENFRATIYHPPSIEDRSRAIQHHERSRLLARLLFVFISAIPTFIIGIVFMSLVAPENSVRMYLEQTMWSGGVTRIEWALFILSTPVMFYGTDVFHVRAMKEVYALWRPGSRVPILRRFYRFGSMNLLISAGTSVAYISSLAVLIVDAVVGTKSSPHSTTYFDSVVFLTLFILAGRFLEAYSKAKTGDAVTSLGKLRPSEALLSDDTSEDGVQRTSVDLLEVGDVVSIPHGASPPADGVIVDSASYQFDESSLTGESRPVKKTVNDMVYTGSVNVGQPVRIRITELGGSSMLDRIIAVVREGQSKRAPLERVADLLTSHFVPIITLIAILTFVIWLALGHSGVLPADYLDVAHGGWTFWALEFAISVFVVACPCGLALAAPTALFVGGGLAAKHGILVKGGGEAFQEASRLNAIVFDKTGTLTEGGSLKVSDHEILTSDPEVAKVAWALARKMEESSNHPIAQAITEFCKTQQSSYVKSSDVHEISGQGMKGTFTVSGSGDDIQYEAAIGNERLLNTLLSPDTDTYFVSNLLAKYQSAGKSTAILSLRQVHPPSTEPAKFIPAITFATSDTIRPEAIDIISQLQKRHVDVFMCTGDNQTTAHAVADMLGIPRSKVIANVLPAEKASFVRQIQECSLTTPLADGNTTPSSSQSRSIVAFVGDGVNDSPALAAADVSIAMASGSDVAINSASFILLNSDLSTILQLVLLSRRVFNRVRMNFGWAVIYNLCLVPIAAGVLYPIASGHHQKTIDGDMIMVNEHWRLSPVWAALAMALSSISVVLSSLALRIDKESFKKIVRWKR encoded by the coding sequence ATGTCGTCAAGAACCCCCCATAAGTCTTCTGACTTGGAGTCAGTCTACGAAGACTTTGACACCCATATCAGTGTTTTCTTCGTCTCCAATGTTCACTGCGCATCATGCGTTGCATATATCACGGAAGTGCTCTCCGAGACCCCTTCAGTCAAAAATATCGAGGTCACAATATTGACGCATGAAGTGCGTGCAAGCCATAGCACCACTGTTCGGCCGGCCGATCTCGTCAATGATCTGATTCATGCCGCATTCGAAGTACACCATGCTACGACATTTGACCAACGAGGAAGACTCATCACGGAACTTGACACTTCTTCCTGGAATCACAGAGGCTCCACCCTGTTCTCCTCGCCACGGACCTCTGTTTCTAGCATTTCCTCCAACATAAAAGGGCGAATCCAGACCAATAGCCACAAACGACATATTGCCAATTGCGATGCATGCAGGAAGGAGGAACTGGAGGCACTTTCTCGTCATTCTACTTCTCGAACCGAGCTAGGACTTTTGGACAAGATTTCCTCACAGAGTTCCTTCCGGCCACTACGCAAGCACCACCAACAAGACATCACTGCTGCCAAGCTTGAGTCAACCACACGGAATGCTGCCGAGGAGAGTCTCCGTTCAGTTGCCACCTCCGAAACAAACTTTCAACCCGATGTGTCTACTACAAAATTACACACAGATGCAGCAGAACTTTCCAGTTCGTCCGCTGAATCGGCCAATGAGTTCACCGCCCAAATTAGCGTTGGAGGAATGAGTTGCGCATCATGTGCTAACAGTATAACCGCGCAAGTCCAACAGCTTGAGTTTGTGAAGAACATCACTGTTAATCTTCTCACCAACAGCGCAACAGTAATTTATGTTGGACCTCGCGATAATGTTGACGAGATTGTTGAGCAAATAAATGACGCTGGTTTCAAAGCATCTCTTGACGAGGTGAACCAGGCCCCCAAACCACCGGTATCTAGAGAGCTGGTAGCAAACTATGTCAGCGAGATTGCTATCACTGGCATGACATGTGGCTCTTGTGTTGGAGGCGTTACTCGAGGACTTGAAGAGCTTCCTTTCATTCGCGGTGTGTCTGTGAACCTGCTTTCCCATAGCGGGAGGGTAGAATTTGAAGGCCGAGAGAATCTTGATAAAATCATAGAGCGGATTGAAGACCTTGGATACGATGCTACCGTTAATAGCGTCTCCCCGTTGAAAATCGGCACCGAAAAGCTCGGTTCGGTTCAGATCAGAACTGTCTCTATACTTGTGGCTGGAATGTTCTGTCATCACTGTCCACAAACTGTTTTGGGAGCAGTGAACTCGCTTCCCGGTGTCAACATCGAGGAGGCACTCTCCGAAAAAAACCCCATCCTCAAGGTCGCCTATACTCCACAGCCACCTTTTCTCACTGTTCGCACAATTATCTCAACGATCAACTCGGCAAATGAGAATTTTCGCGCGACTATCTATCATCCGCCCAGCATTGAAGACCGGTCTCGTGCGATCCAGCATCACGAAAGGAGTCGTCTGTTGGCACGTCTGCTTTTCGTCTTTATCAGTGCCATCCCCACTTTCATTATAGGCATTGTATTCATGTCTCTTGTCGCGCCTGAAAACTCCGTTCGAATGTATCTGGAGCAAACTATGTGGTCTGGCGGTGTCACCCGCATCGAATGGGCGCTGTTCATATTGTCAACTCCTGTCATGTTCTATGGTACTGATGTATTCCATGTCCGGGCCATGAAGGAAGTCTATGCACTATGGCGGCCTGGGAGTCGAGTGCCGATCCTTCGGAGATTCTACCGTTTTGGTAGTATGAACCTTTTGATCTCTGCGGGCACATCAGTGGCCTATATCTCGTCCCTAGCAGTACTCATCGTTGATGCAGTTGTGGGTACCAAGTCTAGCCCCCATAGCACGACCTATTTCGACTCGGTTGTCTTCTTAACTCTGTTCATTCTTGCTGGTCGATTCTTGGAGGCCTATAGCAAAGCCAAGACTGGCGATGCTGTCACATCCTTGGGCAAGCTTCGACCTTCGGAAGCATTGCTGTCTGATGACACTTCCGAAGATGGAGTGCAGCGGACGAGTGTTGACCTCCTGGAGGTTGGTGATGTGGTCAGTATTCCTCACGGCGCCTCGCCTCCTGCAGATGGAGTGATCGTCGACAGCGCATCATATCAATTCGATGAAAGTTCTTTGACGGGAGAATCACGACCAGTTAAGAAAACCGTCAATGACATGGTCTATACAGGCTCAGTTAATGTCGGCCAGCCGGTACGGATCCGTATCACTGAGCTCGGTGGCTCATCTATGCTTGACCGAATAATCGCCGTGGTTCGTGAAGGACAAAGCAAGCGTGCACCTCTTGAAAGAGTTGCCGATCTTCTCACTTCGCATTTCGTGCCTATTATCACTTTGATCGCTATTTTGACTTTCGTCATCTGGTTGGCGCTTGGTCATTCTGGTGTGCTTCCCGCAGATTATCTCGATGTCGCACACGGCGGCTGGACCTTCTGGGCGCTGGAATTTGCTATTTCAGTATTTGTGGTGGCCTGTCCCTGCGGTCTTGCCCTTGCAGCTCCTACGGCACTTTTCGTTGGGGGTGGCCTAGCAGCGAAGCATGGTATCCTGGTCAAAGGTGGCGGTGAAGCCTTCCAAGAAGCCAGTCGCTTGAATGCAATCGTATTTGATAAGACAGGCACATTGACTGAGGGTGGAAGTCTGAAAGTTTCTGACCATGAAATTTTGACCAGTGACCCAGAAGTTGCGAAAGTTGCATGGGCTTTGGCCCGGAAAATGGAAGAAAGCAGTAACCATCCGATTGCCCAGGCAATCACTGAGTTCTGCAAAACACAGCAGTCTTCCTATGTGAAGTCTTCCGACGTTCATGAAATATCTGGGCAAGGAATGAAGGGAACATTTACTGTGTCTGGCTCCGGGGACGACATACAATATGAAGCTGCAATTGGCAACGAACGTCTTCTCAACACTCTACTGTCTCCCGATACAGACACATACTTCGTTTCCAACCTGCTGGCAAAATACCAGTCAGCAGGCAAGTCGACTGCAATCCTCTCACTTCGTCAAGTGCACCCTCCATCCACCGAACCAGCTAAGTTCATACCTGCCATTACTTTCGCCACCTCGGACACTATTCGCCCGGAAGCTATCGATATCATTTCTCAGCTTCAGAAGCGTCACGTCGATGTCTTCATGTGCACTGGTGATAACCAAACCACCGCCCATGCCGTCGCGGACATGCTAGGCATCCCGCGTTCCAAGGTGATAGCCAATGTCCTGCCAGCGGAAAAAGCCAGCTTTGTTCGTCAGATTCAAGAATGTTCGTTGACTACACCGCTAGCCGATGGTAACACCACACCGAGTTCAAGCCAATCACGCTCTATTGTCGCCTTCGTCGGTGATGGAGTAAATGACTCGCCCGCATTGGCAGCAGCAGATGTGAGCATCGCCATGGCATCTGGCTCCGATGTTGCTATCAACTCTGCCAGTTTCATCCTCCTCAACTCGGATCTTAGCACGATTTTGCAGCTGGTCCTGCTCAGTCGCCGCGTTTTTAATCGAGTCCGTATGAACTTCGGCTGGGCGGTCATCTACAACCTTTGCTTGGTTCCGATTGCTGCTGGTGTGCTTTATCCTATTGCGAGTGGCCATCACCAGAAAACCATTGATGGTGACATGATCATGGTCAATGAACACTGGAGATTGAGTCCGGTGTGGGCTGCTCTGGCCATGGCACTGAGCAGTATTTCTGTTGTGCTGAGCAGCCTGGCTTTGAGGATTGACAAAGAAAGTTTTAAAAAGATTGTGCGATGGAAGAGGTAG
- a CDS encoding DNA-directed DNA polymerase, family X, beta-like, N-terminal yields the protein MSEECANPLLLGWIKEWLDQARERNSKGVTVYKKAYESMKACPLEFQHPSQAQQLNGLGPKLCDRLTDKFKDYCQENGLPMPEPPDKGGKRTSEGGVDQPAKKPRKAKPYVPTLRSGPYALILGLGTQDENASQGMTKARLVEVAQPYCDSSFTAPPDPTKFYTAWNSMKTLIQKDLVYEQGRPLRKYLLSEEGWEIAKRLQKTLPGAAQTTTSGSQATATTESQQGALTTEPDPFQPDDDSSADAQENLSEHDIANIEPILFPPKSFTIQLVLDTREVRTSTDRDYISGELMKQGINPQVRALEVGDAMWVAKCHDPNFFKRHGEEGDEMMLDWIVERKRLDDLIGSIKDGRFHEQKFRLRRSGIKNVIYLIEEFAVTHAESASGSAAQYQEMVASAIASTQVLNQYFIKRTKHLDESIRYLARMTLLLRRMYGVEDVPSTGDTDSNTNRNTVPPSPVSKIGLIPGRRLSTDSYLTILDNLRSQDPSITYGVSFVTFSALTSKSDVLTLRDVFLKMLMCTRGVTGEKALEIQQIWPTPRHLVDAYLALEPKEREMMIASRMLEVVGRKKVAKDLSKRIAEVWGGVNLG from the exons ATGAGCGAGGAGTGTGCAAACCCCCTACTACTGGGGTGGATCAAAGAATGGCTGGATCAAGCCCGAGAACGAAACAGCAAAGGCGTGACCGT ATATAAGAAGGCTTATGAGTCAATGAAAGCCTGTCCGTTAGAATTCCAACATCCATCTCAAGCACAGCAATTGAATGGACTGGGTCCAAAATTATGTGACCGCTTGACTGATAAATTCAAGGATTACTGTCAAGAAAATGGGCTTCCAATGCCGGAACCGCCTGATAAAG GCGGAAAGAGAACATCTGAAGGTGGCGTCGATCAACCGGCGAAGAAGCCTCGGAAAGCCAAGCCGTATGTACCAACATTACGATCCGGTCCGTATGCACTAATTTTGGGCTTGGGAACCCAAGATGAGAATGCATCCCAGGGGATGACAAAGGCTCGCCTGGTCGAGGTGGCCCAGCCATACTGCGACAGTTCGTTCACGGCACCCCCGGACCCCACCAAGTTCTACACCGCGTGGAATTCAATGAAAACTCTTATCCAGAAAGACCTAGTCTACGAACAGGGACGTCCACTTCGAAAATATCTTCTTTCGGAAGAAGGCTGGGAGATAGCCAAGCGTCTCCAAAAGACGTTACCTGGCGCTGCCCAAACCACCACGTCTGGCTCTCAAGCTACTGCCACAACTGAGTCGCAACAAGgagcattgacaaccgaaCCTGACCCATTTCAACCAGATGATGATTCGTCGGCAGATGCCCAAGAAAATCTATCCGAACACGACATAGCTAACATTGAGCCCATCTTGTTCCCACCCAAGAGCTTCACCATCCAGCTCGTATTAGACACCCGAGAAGTCCGCACCTCCACGGACCGCGACTATATCTCGGGGGAACTGATGAAACAAGGAATTAACCCCCAAGTACGCGCCCTGGAAGTCGGCGACGCAATGTGGGTAGCGAAATGTCATGATCCAAATTTCTTCAAAAGGCACGGCGAGGAAGGCGACGAGATGATGCTAGACTGGATCGTTGAGCGAAAGCGTCTAGACGATCTGATCGGATCTATCAAAGACGGCCGCTTCCACGAACAAAAGTTCCGACTCCGTCGCTCCGGCATCAAGAACGTCATCTACCTGATCGAAGAATTCGCCGTCACGCATGCCGAGTCGGCTAGCGGTAGTGCAGCACAATACCAGGAGATGGTTGCGTCGGCCATTGCCTCGACACAGGTGCTTAATCAGTACTTTATCAAAAGGACGAAACATCTAGACGAGTCAATCCGGTACCTGGCGCGCATGACTCTGCTCTTGCGGAGGATGTACGGGGTCGAAGATGTGCCCTCCACCGGAGACACTGATAGCAATACCAACCGTAACACGGTTCCTCCATCTCCAGTATCTAAGATTGGTCTCATCCCCGGCCGCCGCCTCTCCACTGACTCCTACCTCACCATCCTCGATAATCTCCGCTCTCAAGACCCGTCAATCACGTACGGGGTCTCGTTCGTGACGTTCTCTGCTCTCACTTCCAAGTCCGACGTTCTAACTCTTCGTGATGTTTTTTTGAAAATGTTGATGTGTACCCGTGGAGTGACGGGCGAAAAAGCTCTTGAGATCCAACAAATCTGGCCAACGCCACGGCATTTGGTGGATGCGTATTTGGCTCTAGAGCCTAAAGAGCGAGAGATGATGATAGCGAGTCGAATGTTAGAAGTTGTAGGGCGAAAGAAAGTTGCTAAGGATCTCAGCAAGCGGATTGCAGAAGTTTGGGGGGGTGTGAATTTGGGTTAG